The Geobacter metallireducens GS-15 region ACAGGATGGATCGTACCTCGCAGAACTGTTGCTGGAAAAAGGTTACGAGGTCCACGGCGTCAAGCGCAGGGCCTCTCTGTTTAACACGGATCGGATTGACCACCTCTACCAGGACCCCCACGAAACAGGGCGGCGTTTCGTGCTTCACTATGGCGACATGACCGATTCCACCAACCTGATCAGAATCATCCAGTCGGTCCAACCCGACGAGATATACAATCTGGCAGCACAATCCCACGTGGCGGTATCGTTTGAAACGCCGGAATACACCGCCAATGCCGATGCCATCGGCCCCCTGCGGATCCTCGAAGCGATTCGCATCCTCGGCCTGGAAAAGAAGACCCGCTTTTACCAGGCATCAACGTCCGAACTGTACGGTCTGGTTCAGGAAATCCCCCAGAAAGAGACGACCCCCTTCTACCCCCGCTCTCCCTATGCCGTTGCCAAGCTCTACGCCTACTGGATCACCGTCAACTACCGCGAATCATACGGTATCTATGGCTGCAACGGCATCCTGTTCAATCACGAATCACCGGTGAGGGGGGAGACCTTCGTCACCCGCAAGATTACCCGCGCCTTGGCTCGCATCAAGCTGGGATTGCAGGAGTGCCTCTATCTGGGCAACCTTGACGCAAAGCGCGACTGGGGGCATGCCCGGGATTATGTTGAAATGCAGTGGCTCCTGATGCAGCAGGATGAGCCTGAAGACTGGGTCATTGCCACCGGTATCCAGTACAGCGTCCGTGACTTTGTCAACGCCGCTGCCGAAGAGTTGGGGATGAAGATAGCGTGGCAAGGGGCGGGAGTCAATGAGACCGGAACCGATCACTCCGGCAAGGTCATGGTCAAGGTCGATCCGCGCTATTTCCGCCCCAC contains the following coding sequences:
- the gmd gene encoding GDP-mannose 4,6-dehydratase, producing MKKALITGITGQDGSYLAELLLEKGYEVHGVKRRASLFNTDRIDHLYQDPHETGRRFVLHYGDMTDSTNLIRIIQSVQPDEIYNLAAQSHVAVSFETPEYTANADAIGPLRILEAIRILGLEKKTRFYQASTSELYGLVQEIPQKETTPFYPRSPYAVAKLYAYWITVNYRESYGIYGCNGILFNHESPVRGETFVTRKITRALARIKLGLQECLYLGNLDAKRDWGHARDYVEMQWLLMQQDEPEDWVIATGIQYSVRDFVNAAAEELGMKIAWQGAGVNETGTDHSGKVMVKVDPRYFRPTEVETLLGDAAKAREKLGWAPKISFRELVSEMVREDLRAAERDELVKKHGYKAFDHHE